The genomic interval GGCTCATACCCGCTGCGTGACGCAGGCTGCGTACGTTGAGGCTAACATGCTGTAACACCGATGCCCGGTGCGTGGAATTTTTGTGCACTGTATTGCTCGCTGATCGTGACTGCGCAGTATACTGCCCACTTGGCGCAGATTGTGCGCCGCCCCCTCCGAGTGCGCAAGACCATGAACCAACCCACCTGCAAGCCCTATACACGCGTTTCTTTGCGCCTGAGCAAAGCCGAACTGATGCTGGTATTCATCACCATGCTGTGGGGTGGCACCTTCTTGCTGGTGCATAACGTGATGACGGTCAGCGGCCCGATGTTCTTCGTCGGCCTGCGCTTTGCTGCGGCGGCGTTGTTCGTTGGCGCGATCTCGGCGCGCGCGCTGTCGGGGCTGACCTTTACCGAACTCAAGGCGGGCGTACTGATCGGCGTCTCGATCATGCTCGGCTACGGCTTGCAGACCATGGGCCTGCAAACCATCAGCAGCAGCCAGTCCGCATTCATCACCGCGCTGTATGTGCCCTTCGTGCCGTTGTTGCAATGGCTGGTGCTTGGCCGTCGCCCCGGCCTGATGCCAAGCCTCGGCATCTGCCTGGCATTCCTTGGCCTGATGCTGCTGGCAGGGCCGGAAGGCGGCAGCTTGCACTTCAGCGAAGGCGAGATGGTGACCCTGGTCAGCGCCATCGCCATCGCCGGCGAGATCATCCTGATCAGCCGCTATGCCGGCCAGGTCGATGTGCGCCGCGTGACCGTGGTGCAGCTGGCTACCGCGTCGTTGCTGTCATTTCTGATGATCGTGCCGACCCAGGAGCGCCTACCGGACTTTTCCTGGCTGCTGGTGATGAGTGCGGTGGGGCTCGGCGCCATGAGCGCAGTGATCCAGCTGGCCATGAACTGGGCACAAAAGTCGGTTTCACCCACCCGCGCCACGCTGATCTATGCGGGCGAGCCTGTGTGGGCCGGGATCGTTGGGCGCATCGCCGGCGAGCGTCTGCCCGGTGTGGCGTTGATTGGCGGGCTGCTGATCGTGATCGCCGTGGTGGTCAGTGAACTGAAGGTGCGCCGCCCCCGCGAAAGCGCCACAACGCGCGAAGCGCAGGATGAAGCCGAGCACCAAACAGGCCTGTAAACCGGCCAACTCCAGCTATGCTTTGTAAAAAACTGTTATAAAAAAATACCTTGTAACACCGTATTTGTACGATTCTGCGACAGCTTGCGTGTTGGTGATCAACTGCTCGGCACGTATGATCCTTGGCAAACCTCTCCAGAATAGAACGCTATGTCCTTGATAGTGCTATTGCTTCTGCCGTTCGTGGGCAGTTGCCTGGCAGCCGTGCTGCCGCACAACGCACGAAACGCCGAGTCCATACTCGCCGGGCTTGTCGCCTTGGTCGGTACGGTCCAGGTAGCACTGCTGTACCCCCAAGTTGCCCACGGTGGCGTGATTCGCGAGGAATTCCTCTGGCTGCCCAGCCTGGGGTTGAACCTTGTATTGCGCATGGACGGCTTCGCCTGGCTGTTCTCGCTGCTGGTACTGGGCATCGGCACACTGGTGTCGCTGTACGCCCGCTACTACATGTCGCCGCAGGATCCGGTACCGCGCTTCTTCGCCTTCTTCCTCGCGTTCATGGGCGCCATGCTGGGCCTGGTGATCTCCGGCAACCTGATCCAGCTGGTGTTCTTCTGGGAGCTGACCAGCCTGTTCTCGTTCCTGCTGATCGGCTATTGGCACCACCGCGCCGACGCCCGCCGCGGCGCCTACATGGCGCTGATGGTCACCGGTGCCGGCGGCCTGTGCTTGCTGGTCGGGGCGCTACTACTGGGCCATGTGGTCGGCAGCTACGACCTGGACAAGGTCCTGGCTGCCGGCGACCTCATCCGCCAGCACGCGCTGTACCCGGTGCTGCTGCCTTTGATCCTGATTGGCGCCTTGAGCAAGAGTGCGCAGTTCCCCTTCCAGTTCTGGCTGCCCCACGCGATGGCAGCACCCACGCCGGTCTCGGCCTATCTGCATTCGGCAACCATGGTCAAGGCCGGGGTGTTCCTGCTGGCGCGGCTTTGGCCTGTGCTGTCAGGCAGCGAGGAGTGGTTCTGGATCGTCGGCGGCGCCGGCGCCATCACGTTGCTGCTCGGCGCCTTCGCCGCGATGTTCCAGAACGACCTCAAGGGCCTGCTGGCTTACTCCACCATCAGCCACTTGGGCCTGATCACCCTGCTGCTGGGCCTCAACAGCCCGCTGGCAGCGGTCGCCGCGGTGTTCCATATTCTCAACCATGCCACCTTCAAGGCCTCGTTGTTCATGGCCGCCGGCATCATCGACCACGAGAGCGGCACACGCGATATCCGACGGCTTAGCGGCCTGATCCGCCTGGTGCCCTACACTGCGACCCTGGCCATGGTAGCCAGCGCTTCGATGGCCGGCGTGCCGCTGATGAACGGTTTCCTGTCCAAAGAGATGTTCTTCGCCGAAACGGTATTCATCAGCTCCACCGCCTGGGTCGAAACCGCCCTGCCGGTAATCGCCACCCTGGCCGGTACATTCAGCGTGGCCTACGCCCTGCGCTTCACGGTCGATGTGTTCTTCGGGCCACCCGCCCAAGACCTGCCCCATACCCCCCACGAACCGCCGCGCTGGATGCGTGCGCCGGTCGAGTTGCTGGTGCTCACCTGCCTGGTGGTCGGTATTTTCCCCGCGCAGTCAGTAGGCCCGCTGCTGGCGGCGGCAGCCCTGCCGGTGGTGGGCGGTACGTTACCGGAATACAGCCTGGCCATCTGGCACGGCTGGAATGCACCCTTGATCATGAGCCTGATCGCCATGAGCGGCGGGATCGTGCTGTACCTGCTGCTGCGCAAGCAGTTGCGCCTGGGGCGCTTCCCTTATCCGCCGCTGATCGAGCGCTTCAATGGCAAGCGCCTGTTCGAGCATGGCCAGGTCCACCTGATGCTGCTGGCCCGGCGAATCGAAAACCTGCTGACCACGCGCCGCCTGCAATCGCAGTTGTTCATGCTGGTGCTGGCGGCGTTTCTGGCCGGCCTCACGCCCATGCTCTACAGCGGCCTGACCTGGGGCGAGCGCCCGAAAATCCCGGGCTCCGGTGTATTCGTCGCACTCTGGCTGATCGCCATCGCCTGCGCCATCGGCGCCGCCTACCAAGCCAAGTATCACCGCCTGGCCGCCTTGATCATGGTCAGTGTCTGCGGCCTGATGACCTGCATCACCTTCGTCTGGTTCTCGGCGCCCGACCTGGCCCTGACTCAACTGGTTGTGGAAGTGGTCACCACCGTGCTGATCCTGCTCGGCTTGCGCTGGCTGCCGCGCCGTATCGAGGGCGTTTCGCCGCTGCCCGGCAGCCTGGAACGCGCCCGCATGCGTCGCCTGCGCGACCTGTTGCTGGCAGTGCTGGTGGGCGGCGGCATGGCGGTTCTGTCCTATGCCATGCTGACCCGGCCGACCCCCAACGACATTTCTTCGTTCTACCTGAGCCGCGCCCTGCCCCAGGGCGGCGGCACCAATGTGGTCAATGTGATGCTGGTCGATTT from Pseudomonas kermanshahensis carries:
- a CDS encoding DMT family transporter; amino-acid sequence: MNQPTCKPYTRVSLRLSKAELMLVFITMLWGGTFLLVHNVMTVSGPMFFVGLRFAAAALFVGAISARALSGLTFTELKAGVLIGVSIMLGYGLQTMGLQTISSSQSAFITALYVPFVPLLQWLVLGRRPGLMPSLGICLAFLGLMLLAGPEGGSLHFSEGEMVTLVSAIAIAGEIILISRYAGQVDVRRVTVVQLATASLLSFLMIVPTQERLPDFSWLLVMSAVGLGAMSAVIQLAMNWAQKSVSPTRATLIYAGEPVWAGIVGRIAGERLPGVALIGGLLIVIAVVVSELKVRRPRESATTREAQDEAEHQTGL
- a CDS encoding monovalent cation/H+ antiporter subunit A; translation: MSLIVLLLLPFVGSCLAAVLPHNARNAESILAGLVALVGTVQVALLYPQVAHGGVIREEFLWLPSLGLNLVLRMDGFAWLFSLLVLGIGTLVSLYARYYMSPQDPVPRFFAFFLAFMGAMLGLVISGNLIQLVFFWELTSLFSFLLIGYWHHRADARRGAYMALMVTGAGGLCLLVGALLLGHVVGSYDLDKVLAAGDLIRQHALYPVLLPLILIGALSKSAQFPFQFWLPHAMAAPTPVSAYLHSATMVKAGVFLLARLWPVLSGSEEWFWIVGGAGAITLLLGAFAAMFQNDLKGLLAYSTISHLGLITLLLGLNSPLAAVAAVFHILNHATFKASLFMAAGIIDHESGTRDIRRLSGLIRLVPYTATLAMVASASMAGVPLMNGFLSKEMFFAETVFISSTAWVETALPVIATLAGTFSVAYALRFTVDVFFGPPAQDLPHTPHEPPRWMRAPVELLVLTCLVVGIFPAQSVGPLLAAAALPVVGGTLPEYSLAIWHGWNAPLIMSLIAMSGGIVLYLLLRKQLRLGRFPYPPLIERFNGKRLFEHGQVHLMLLARRIENLLTTRRLQSQLFMLVLAAFLAGLTPMLYSGLTWGERPKIPGSGVFVALWLIAIACAIGAAYQAKYHRLAALIMVSVCGLMTCITFVWFSAPDLALTQLVVEVVTTVLILLGLRWLPRRIEGVSPLPGSLERARMRRLRDLLLAVLVGGGMAVLSYAMLTRPTPNDISSFYLSRALPQGGGTNVVNVMLVDFRGFDTLGEITVLVAVALTVFALLRRFRPPKESMQLPAQQRQLAPDVVTDLINPRHATDTALGFMMVPAVLVRLLLPIALLVSMYLFMRGHNQPGGGFVAGLVMSVAFILQYMVAGTQWVEAQMSLRPLRWMGTGLLCATLTGVGAMLLGYPFLTTHTAHLHLPVLGDVHVASALFFDVGVYTVVVGSTLLILTALAHQSVRAYRPGNPSKSSQAGAA